A region from the Streptosporangium sp. NBC_01756 genome encodes:
- a CDS encoding bifunctional FO biosynthesis protein CofGH: MRRALARARDGKALDLTEAVVLLHARDAHLDTLLQHAGRVRDAGLEAVGRQGIITYSRKVFIPLTRLCRDRCGYCTFATAPHKLESMYLSPDEVLQIAAQGAAMGCKEALFTLGDRPEDRWPQAREWLHAHGYDDTLSYVRAMAVRVLEETGLLPHLNPGVMSWQDLQRLKPVAPSMGMMLETTSRRLFEEKGQPHYGSPDKDPAVRLRVLEDAGRTNVPFTSGILIGIGETVEDRAESLFALRRVAREYGGLQEIIVQNFRAKPDTAMRGMPDADLQELAATIAVTRLVLGPRMRVQAPPNLVDSEYELMIRAGIDDWGGISPLTPDHVNPERPWPQIDDLAARTAAAGFALRERLTIYPEYVLAGEPWLDPRLNAHVAALADPETGLAREDAIPAGLPWQEPDGGFVSLGRTDLHTAVDTEGRTADRRDDFDHVYGDWDALRERLPAPAVLVGEAGAALRQAAADPTRLTDEQALALLDVAGDHDGAGADDAALEELCRIADDLRREVAGDDVTYVVNRNINFTNVCYTGCRFCAFAQRRTDADAYTLSLEQVADRAWEGWQAGATEVCMQGGIHPDMPGSAYFDIARAVKARVPEMHVHAFSPMEVINGASRTALSIEDWLVAAKEAGVDSLPGTAAEILDDDVRWVLTKGKLPTAEWVEVVTTAHRVGIPTTSTMMYGHVDNHAHWVQHIRLIRRIQEETGGFSEFVLLPFVHHSAPIYLAGIARPGPTARENRAVHALARILLHGAIGNIQCSWVKLQDGLCRQVLQGGVNDLGGTLMEETISRMAGSENGSFKTISDIAAMVAPTGRPLRQRTTSYGVPDGERLAAAAASDGVCQSVRRLLPLEQV, encoded by the coding sequence ATGCGCCGGGCCCTGGCCCGTGCCCGTGACGGAAAAGCTCTCGACCTGACCGAAGCCGTCGTGCTGCTGCACGCCCGAGACGCCCACCTCGACACCCTTCTCCAGCACGCCGGACGGGTCAGGGACGCGGGCCTGGAGGCGGTGGGACGACAAGGGATCATCACCTACAGCCGCAAGGTCTTCATCCCGCTGACCCGGCTCTGTCGTGACCGATGTGGCTACTGCACGTTCGCCACCGCGCCGCACAAGCTGGAGAGCATGTATCTCAGCCCCGACGAGGTGCTTCAGATCGCCGCCCAGGGCGCGGCGATGGGGTGCAAGGAGGCGCTGTTCACCCTGGGCGACCGGCCGGAGGACCGCTGGCCCCAGGCCCGCGAGTGGCTGCACGCGCACGGTTACGACGACACCCTCTCCTATGTCCGCGCCATGGCCGTCCGGGTGCTGGAGGAGACCGGACTGCTGCCGCACCTCAACCCCGGCGTCATGAGCTGGCAGGACCTGCAGCGTCTCAAGCCGGTCGCGCCGTCGATGGGCATGATGCTGGAGACGACCTCGCGGCGGCTGTTCGAGGAGAAGGGGCAGCCGCACTACGGCTCACCGGACAAGGACCCCGCGGTACGGCTGCGCGTGCTGGAGGACGCCGGCCGGACGAACGTACCGTTCACCAGCGGCATCCTCATCGGCATCGGTGAGACGGTCGAGGACCGGGCCGAGTCGCTGTTCGCGCTGCGCAGAGTGGCGCGCGAGTACGGCGGGCTCCAGGAGATCATCGTCCAGAACTTCCGTGCCAAGCCCGACACGGCCATGCGCGGCATGCCGGACGCCGACCTGCAGGAACTGGCCGCCACGATCGCGGTGACCCGGCTGGTGCTCGGGCCCAGGATGCGGGTGCAGGCGCCGCCGAACCTGGTCGACTCCGAGTACGAGCTGATGATCAGGGCGGGCATCGACGACTGGGGCGGGATCTCCCCGCTGACGCCCGACCACGTCAACCCCGAGCGACCCTGGCCGCAGATCGACGACCTCGCCGCCCGGACGGCCGCGGCCGGGTTCGCCCTGCGGGAACGGCTGACCATCTACCCCGAGTACGTGCTGGCCGGAGAGCCCTGGCTCGACCCCCGGCTCAACGCGCACGTGGCGGCGCTGGCCGATCCGGAGACCGGGCTCGCCCGCGAGGACGCGATCCCGGCGGGCCTTCCCTGGCAGGAGCCGGACGGCGGATTCGTCTCCCTCGGCCGAACCGACCTGCACACGGCCGTCGACACCGAGGGCCGCACCGCTGACCGCCGGGACGACTTCGACCACGTCTACGGCGACTGGGACGCCCTCAGGGAGCGGCTTCCGGCTCCCGCGGTGCTCGTCGGGGAGGCCGGGGCGGCCCTGCGGCAGGCCGCCGCGGACCCCACCCGGCTGACCGACGAGCAGGCCCTCGCCCTCCTCGACGTCGCCGGTGACCACGACGGCGCGGGGGCGGACGACGCGGCGCTGGAGGAACTGTGCCGGATCGCCGACGACCTCCGCAGGGAGGTGGCCGGCGACGACGTGACCTACGTGGTCAACCGGAACATCAACTTCACCAACGTCTGCTACACCGGCTGCCGGTTCTGCGCCTTCGCGCAGCGCCGTACCGACGCCGACGCCTACACGCTGAGCCTTGAGCAGGTCGCCGACCGGGCCTGGGAGGGCTGGCAGGCGGGAGCGACCGAGGTGTGCATGCAGGGCGGAATCCATCCGGACATGCCCGGCAGCGCCTACTTCGACATCGCCCGCGCGGTCAAGGCACGGGTGCCGGAGATGCACGTCCACGCCTTCTCCCCGATGGAGGTCATCAACGGCGCCAGCCGTACGGCCCTGTCCATCGAGGACTGGCTGGTCGCGGCCAAGGAGGCGGGGGTCGACTCGCTGCCGGGCACCGCGGCGGAGATCCTCGACGACGACGTGCGCTGGGTGCTGACCAAGGGCAAGCTGCCCACCGCCGAGTGGGTCGAGGTGGTCACCACCGCGCACCGGGTCGGCATCCCGACGACATCCACGATGATGTACGGCCACGTCGACAACCACGCCCACTGGGTGCAGCACATCCGGCTGATCCGCCGCATCCAGGAGGAGACCGGCGGGTTCTCCGAGTTCGTGCTGCTGCCGTTCGTCCACCACAGCGCGCCCATCTACCTCGCCGGGATCGCCAGGCCCGGACCCACCGCGCGGGAGAACCGGGCCGTGCACGCACTGGCCCGCATCCTGCTGCACGGCGCGATCGGCAACATCCAGTGCTCCTGGGTCAAGCTCCAGGACGGCCTGTGCCGCCAGGTGCTCCAAGGCGGGGTCAACGACCTCGGCGGCACCCTGATGGAGGAGACGATCAGCCGGATGGCGGGGTCGGAGAACGGCTCCTTCAAAACGATCAGCGACATCGCGGCCATGGTCGCCCCGACCGGCCGGCCGCTCCGGCAGCGGACCACCTCCTACGGGGTGCCGGACGGGGAACGGCTGGCCGCGGCGGCGGCGAGCGACGGCGTCTGCCAGAGCGTACGGAGGCTCCTGCCACTCGAACAGGTGTGA
- a CDS encoding AAA family ATPase yields MLIRFRVANHRSIRSEHELSLIATEFDEGAGRRTGLKHRGRDISAQPVLGVFGANASGKSNLLSGFQLMRDAVRNSFADWAKTPEAVPRQPFKLDPASREETTLFEVDLALGRDPVRYTYGFELSDERVEAEWLHAYPHGRRNIWFDREADRPESEGGEFIFKGEGFRGEREPLVRLTRPNALFLSVGATLNDPQLSAVHRWFLGNLWLVAPGRALSARMDWTKQLLTSSDQAENHHQRITQLLQSADLGVTRLDTDPETGEIRLWHRTPDGGETPLDFRTEESLGTHAWFAFLGPMLTALDQGSVLLVDELDSSLHPALAAEVVRVFQDPASNPRGAQLIFTTHDATLLGSEVLDRPLNRDQVWITVKQRSGESELYPLTEAKPRKEENLERGYLRGRYGGVPRVTAGKIVRELSRREAKATA; encoded by the coding sequence GTGCTGATCCGTTTCCGGGTGGCAAACCACCGGTCCATCCGCAGCGAGCACGAGCTGTCTCTGATCGCAACCGAATTCGATGAGGGTGCGGGACGCAGAACCGGTCTCAAGCACCGGGGACGAGACATCTCGGCGCAACCCGTGCTGGGTGTGTTCGGAGCCAACGCGTCGGGGAAGTCCAACCTGCTCAGCGGTTTCCAACTTATGCGTGACGCGGTGCGCAATTCCTTCGCTGACTGGGCCAAGACGCCGGAGGCGGTTCCCCGGCAGCCCTTCAAGCTCGATCCCGCGTCTCGCGAGGAGACGACCCTGTTCGAGGTGGACCTTGCGCTGGGCCGGGATCCTGTTCGCTACACCTACGGCTTCGAGTTGTCGGATGAGCGGGTGGAGGCGGAATGGCTTCACGCATATCCGCATGGCCGCCGCAACATCTGGTTCGACCGAGAGGCGGACCGCCCGGAGTCGGAGGGCGGAGAGTTCATCTTCAAAGGAGAGGGCTTCAGAGGAGAACGGGAACCCCTGGTCAGGCTGACCCGCCCGAACGCCCTGTTCCTGTCCGTCGGCGCGACTCTCAACGATCCCCAGTTGTCGGCGGTACACAGGTGGTTCCTCGGCAACCTGTGGTTGGTGGCGCCGGGAAGGGCTCTCAGCGCCCGGATGGACTGGACCAAGCAGCTTCTGACTAGCTCGGATCAGGCGGAGAACCACCATCAGCGGATCACGCAGTTGCTGCAGTCGGCCGATCTGGGAGTCACCCGCCTCGACACAGACCCCGAGACCGGTGAGATCAGGTTGTGGCACCGTACGCCGGACGGTGGAGAGACACCACTGGACTTCCGCACGGAAGAGTCCCTGGGCACCCATGCCTGGTTCGCCTTCCTGGGGCCCATGCTCACCGCGCTCGATCAGGGATCGGTCCTGCTGGTGGACGAGTTGGATTCGAGCCTGCACCCCGCACTCGCAGCCGAGGTCGTCCGGGTTTTCCAAGATCCTGCGTCCAATCCCCGTGGCGCACAGCTGATCTTCACAACGCACGATGCGACCCTGCTGGGCAGTGAGGTGCTCGACCGGCCGCTCAACCGTGATCAGGTGTGGATCACGGTGAAGCAACGCTCAGGAGAGAGCGAGCTGTATCCGCTGACAGAGGCCAAGCCGCGCAAGGAGGAGAACCTGGAGCGTGGTTATCTGCGTGGCCGTTACGGTGGGGTGCCGCGGGTCACCGCCGGAAAGATCGTCCGTGAGCTGTCCCGGCGAGAGGCGAAGGCGACCGCGTGA
- a CDS encoding RloB family protein, protein MLYVACEGESTEPDYLDYLNEQFGDGDDQNRQLFRIQPVFRKNGMSPSGVVEAAREAADEDEAWALFDRDQWSDIPQAVKAAAHSKVELAFSHPSFDLWLLLHFQAFGGAQSGSSKLVVEKLRQAKGADALKDYDRRGDKSLKGARRDALKDREGDAVVHARNLVASCAQGLCKPSRAKTEPVGHDARPQSPPEWAARSGHAPECPVLQRDPSTDVWRLLVTLGIDGRKSSMGTPAEKATAPSSRVGRNGRTPN, encoded by the coding sequence GTGCTGTACGTGGCCTGTGAGGGTGAATCCACGGAACCGGACTATCTGGACTATCTGAACGAACAGTTCGGAGATGGCGACGATCAGAACAGACAGCTTTTCCGGATCCAGCCAGTTTTCCGTAAGAACGGGATGTCCCCTTCAGGAGTCGTGGAAGCCGCACGAGAGGCCGCCGATGAGGACGAGGCATGGGCACTCTTCGACCGCGATCAGTGGAGTGACATCCCGCAGGCGGTCAAGGCCGCAGCCCATTCCAAGGTCGAGCTTGCGTTCTCACACCCGTCATTTGACCTATGGCTGCTGCTGCACTTCCAGGCATTCGGAGGGGCGCAGAGCGGCAGCAGCAAGCTCGTGGTCGAGAAGTTACGGCAGGCCAAGGGCGCGGATGCTCTCAAGGACTACGACAGGAGGGGAGACAAGAGCCTGAAGGGAGCTCGACGCGATGCCCTGAAAGATCGAGAGGGCGATGCAGTGGTGCATGCCCGGAACCTGGTCGCCTCCTGCGCTCAGGGACTCTGCAAGCCCAGCCGAGCGAAGACCGAGCCGGTGGGCCACGATGCCAGACCGCAGTCTCCTCCGGAGTGGGCAGCCCGCTCCGGGCACGCCCCGGAGTGCCCGGTCCTTCAGCGTGATCCGTCCACCGACGTATGGCGTCTACTGGTGACACTGGGTATCGACGGACGGAAGTCGAGCATGGGCACGCCCGCAGAGAAAGCCACGGCTCCCTCCTCGCGGGTCGGCCGCAACGGGCGCACGCCCAACTGA
- a CDS encoding coenzyme F420-0:L-glutamate ligase, which yields MHRRRGDQGDGRLEIFPIQGIPEVREGDDVGELIAAASPDLRDGDILVVTSKISSKAEGRVLQGVGRGEAIAAETTRVVARRGETVIAQTAHGFVMAAAGVDASNTEPGTVVLLPVDPDASAAAVRTSIWERLGVSVGVVVSDTFGRPWRNGQTDLAVGAAGVTPVLDYRGLSDDHGNALEVTLTAIADEFAAAGDLVKGKLAQTPVAVLRGLAEYTTEDDGPGIRELIRPSEDDMFRYGSRDVVFARRTVREFSDTPVDGARVRRAVDAAIAAPAPHHTTPWRFVLLESAGIRGKLLDAMREAWITDLRGDGFSEESIAKRIRRGDVLRAAPYLAVPCLVMDGSHTYRDDRRNAAEREMFVVATGAGVQNFLVQLAVEGLGSAWVSSTMFCREVVREVLDLPADWDPMGAVAIGHPAAPPRDRAPRQAADFIAVR from the coding sequence ATCCACCGCAGGCGGGGCGACCAGGGCGACGGCCGCCTGGAGATCTTCCCGATCCAGGGGATCCCCGAGGTGCGGGAGGGCGACGACGTCGGCGAGCTGATCGCCGCGGCCTCACCCGACCTGCGCGACGGGGACATCCTCGTGGTCACCTCCAAGATCTCCAGCAAGGCCGAGGGCCGGGTCCTCCAAGGCGTCGGACGCGGTGAGGCCATCGCCGCCGAGACCACCCGGGTCGTCGCCCGCCGGGGCGAGACGGTGATCGCGCAGACCGCGCACGGATTCGTCATGGCCGCCGCCGGGGTGGACGCCTCCAACACCGAACCCGGCACGGTCGTCCTGCTGCCCGTCGACCCCGACGCCTCCGCCGCGGCCGTCCGGACGAGCATCTGGGAGCGGCTCGGCGTCTCGGTCGGCGTAGTGGTCTCCGACACCTTCGGCCGTCCCTGGCGCAACGGCCAGACCGACCTCGCCGTCGGCGCGGCCGGAGTGACCCCCGTGCTCGACTACCGGGGCCTGTCCGACGACCACGGCAACGCGCTGGAGGTCACCCTGACCGCGATCGCCGACGAGTTCGCCGCCGCCGGAGACCTGGTCAAGGGCAAGCTGGCACAGACTCCGGTAGCGGTGCTCCGAGGCCTGGCCGAATACACCACCGAGGACGACGGCCCGGGAATCCGCGAGCTGATCCGTCCGTCCGAGGACGACATGTTCCGGTACGGCTCCCGTGACGTGGTCTTCGCGCGCAGGACCGTCCGCGAGTTCTCCGACACGCCGGTGGACGGAGCCAGGGTCCGCCGGGCGGTGGACGCGGCCATCGCCGCCCCCGCCCCGCACCACACCACCCCGTGGCGGTTCGTCCTGCTGGAGTCGGCCGGGATCCGGGGCAAACTGCTCGACGCCATGCGCGAGGCGTGGATCACCGACCTGCGCGGTGACGGTTTCTCCGAGGAGTCGATCGCCAAGCGGATCCGGCGCGGAGACGTGCTGCGCGCCGCGCCCTACCTCGCCGTTCCCTGCCTGGTCATGGACGGCTCGCACACCTACCGCGACGACCGGCGCAACGCCGCCGAGCGGGAGATGTTCGTGGTCGCCACGGGCGCCGGAGTGCAGAACTTCCTCGTCCAGCTCGCGGTGGAGGGCCTGGGCTCGGCCTGGGTGTCCTCCACCATGTTCTGCCGCGAGGTGGTCCGCGAGGTGCTCGACCTGCCTGCGGACTGGGACCCGATGGGCGCCGTGGCCATCGGCCATCCGGCCGCCCCGCCCCGTGACCGCGCCCCCCGGCAGGCGGCCGACTTCATCGCCGTCCGCTAG
- the cofD gene encoding 2-phospho-L-lactate transferase, with protein sequence MRIVSLAGGIGGARFLRGLLTAAPESEITVIGNTGDDITLYGLQVCPDLDTVMYTLGGGIDEEQGWGRQKETHVVKEELAAYGVEPQWFGLGDRDFATHIVRTQMLRAGYPLSAVTEALCARWEPGVRLIPMSDDRTETHVVISDEQGRRAVHFQEWWVRLRASVPAEEIILVGADQARPAPGVLEAIADADVVILPPSNPVVSIGTILQIKGIREALMSKTVVGVSPIVGGAPVRGMADACLTAIGVDTTPQAVLELYGSALVDGWLVAEEDEGVRLDGVSVRSRPLIMHDVESAAAIAQAALDLAAELSASRREPDGAKGEEEL encoded by the coding sequence ATGCGCATAGTGTCCCTAGCCGGCGGAATCGGCGGTGCCCGCTTCCTGCGCGGCCTTCTCACCGCCGCCCCCGAATCAGAGATCACCGTCATCGGCAACACCGGTGACGACATCACTCTCTACGGCCTGCAGGTCTGCCCCGACCTCGACACCGTGATGTACACCCTGGGCGGCGGCATCGACGAGGAGCAGGGCTGGGGGCGGCAGAAGGAGACGCACGTCGTCAAGGAGGAACTGGCCGCCTACGGCGTCGAACCCCAGTGGTTCGGCCTGGGCGACCGTGACTTCGCCACCCATATCGTGCGCACCCAGATGCTCCGGGCCGGCTACCCGCTGTCGGCGGTCACCGAGGCGCTGTGCGCGCGCTGGGAGCCGGGCGTACGGCTGATCCCGATGAGCGACGACCGGACCGAGACCCACGTGGTCATCTCCGACGAGCAGGGCCGCCGGGCCGTCCACTTCCAGGAGTGGTGGGTACGGCTGCGCGCCTCCGTCCCCGCCGAAGAGATCATCCTGGTCGGCGCGGACCAGGCCAGGCCCGCCCCCGGCGTGCTGGAGGCCATCGCCGACGCCGACGTGGTGATCCTGCCGCCGTCCAACCCGGTGGTCAGCATCGGCACGATCCTGCAGATCAAGGGCATCCGCGAGGCCCTCATGTCCAAGACGGTCGTCGGCGTCTCCCCCATCGTCGGCGGCGCCCCGGTCCGCGGCATGGCGGACGCCTGCCTGACCGCGATCGGCGTGGACACGACCCCCCAGGCGGTCCTGGAGCTGTACGGCTCGGCCCTGGTGGACGGCTGGCTGGTCGCCGAGGAGGACGAAGGCGTCCGCCTCGACGGCGTCAGCGTCCGGTCCCGTCCCCTGATCATGCATGACGTCGAGTCCGCCGCGGCCATCGCCCAGGCCGCTCTCGACCTGGCCGCCGAACTGTCGGCCTCCCGGCGGGAGCCGGACGGAGCGAAGGGCGAGGAAGAGCTGTGA
- a CDS encoding WhiB family transcriptional regulator, whose protein sequence is MADLVIAQDSIAEEQLGWQERALCAQTDPEAFFPEKGGSTREAKKVCRSCEVRAECLEYALEHDERFGIWGGLSERERRRIKREAV, encoded by the coding sequence GTGGCCGACCTGGTCATCGCACAGGACAGCATCGCTGAAGAGCAGCTTGGCTGGCAGGAACGCGCCTTGTGTGCGCAGACCGACCCGGAGGCGTTCTTCCCGGAGAAGGGCGGGTCCACACGGGAGGCCAAGAAGGTGTGCCGCTCCTGTGAGGTCCGTGCCGAATGCCTTGAGTACGCGCTTGAGCATGACGAGCGGTTTGGCATCTGGGGTGGGCTTTCCGAGCGGGAACGTCGCCGGATCAAGCGTGAGGCAGTCTAA